The Helicoverpa zea isolate HzStark_Cry1AcR chromosome 2, ilHelZeax1.1, whole genome shotgun sequence DNA window GAAAGACAAAGGTTGAACATGTGTTGCCAGTAATAACGTACGGTATAGAGACGTTTttgatatttcaaaaaaaaatgcgGGTTCAAAAAGTGCGTATAATGGCTCGTCGGCCCCCCACTATTTAGGAGAGGGCATCTCCGCGAGTAATTTTTGTCTCCTAGCCTAGGAAAGCTCAGTCACTCAGAGAGCAGTGGAGAGGGCTGTACTAGGAGTTTCTCTGCGAGATCGATCAGAAATGAGGCGATCCGCAGAAGTAGCCCGAAGGATTGCAAAACTGAAGTGGCAATGAGCAGAGCACATAGCTCGCAGAACCGATGGCCGGTGTGACGGTGTAGCAGAAAAGTTCTCGAGTGGCCATGGACGGGTGATCGGGTCAAAGTCGCTGggaacacacacacacgcacttTCACAAAGCTTCTGAAACCCTCAAACTAGCTATTTGGGCCCGTCCCAGGAATGGAACCCGAGACCTTttgcacagcagtcgcgctatgCAACAACTAGACCAAGGTGGTTGTCGTAATGTGTGTCCCACACAAGTATAGTATAATATAGATAGTGGGTTGTTCTCCCCCCCCCAATCACCTAAATGATAAAGGCTCAACAGATTTTCTACAAACATGTCTAAGAACACTTGTATACTTGCACTCCTCATACGAAGATATAATTAGTTGATACACAACCACTATCATTAGTcagacaaaattaaaaacaacttaGCAAGACGGTTAACTATGCATTCTTTATGTATCTTTTTTATCTTATTGCAATCATGCGATCTCCTGACTATAAGCAGATAAGGTGGAGTTTAAGTGGCGGGTAGGTCACTACTCCCAGTAGAGCAGGacctttcttttatttagtaATCTAAATGTCGAAGATATCTCGCCGCTTTTTTAGCCGACGAATGGTCTCAGGTATTGTGAGCTGCCCCGCAAGTTGGTTTGGGTGCTTCTGAAGTCTAATTTTGTAACTGGCAGCATGAAGATTCACTTCCTCTTTCACCATCGGTATGCCGAGTACTTCGTGAACATCTGACATTCTGCTAAACCAGGGTGCATTTGATATTTGTTTTAAGATGTAGTTTTGCACCCTTTGTATGATCATCTTATTGGAGTCGCTGGTGGTACCCCATAGTTGTATCCCATATGTCCATATGGGCTTAAGAATTGATTTATAGATCAAGAGCTTGTTATCTACAGCCAGTTTAGAGTTCTTGCCTAGTAACCAATGCAGGTCCCTGTATTTGGATTTTATCTCCTCTCTTTTTGTCTGGATGTGTTTATGCCATGTGAGTTTGCGGTCTAGATGCATCCCCAGGTATTTAACTGTTGTGATGTGGTAGTTGCATTCCATTTATAGTCACTGGAGCACAATTTTCCTTGCGCAGAGAGAATGTGACATGCACTGATTTAGACACACTTGCAGCAATTCTCCATTTTCCTAGCCATTTCTCCATCTCATTTAGGTTCCTTTGAAGTATCTGCGAAGCTTGAATGGGACACTTGCTCGATGACTTTATGTATCTATTGCACTAAGTTTAATACAGTACCCACCTGGCAGGTGTACCTAACATGTCTCTTGAACAGTGCCGGCTACTTGGCAAGTGATTCCATATACTCATGGCAGTGTTGAAtgtgttaaaatatttcaacatgAGTATTCTTaaaagggtataatttaggcgatcaccaaaaatatttttaagactctaagctgaggcaccaaataaaataaacaactccaaaaaaaataaattgacattattaaaagggcactaaagtatataatagtatgatccaaaaaaaataaaataacatcagaaaaatcgcaaatctcgcacaaatattatttttggtttccaaaatggattaatggtcaccaaattctatccaactaaaagattaatattactaccaaaatcaaagttagtgacgaaaacgaatcgctacaaaaccgactccacgtagtcttgtctgccctacccctagagtgcaattcaaatccgcgtaggcgcagaggggcgcaagccgaagctgcggtggtgagcgtgaaaaccatctgcgacgataagctcgcatgggaccgccggagccccgcagtgccggagccgtgacagaagccatgcttgctgcatgtttcgtgcttacattttactactgagttacacacaaattcatataacaataaataagcgacgtacgtttgggaaccccagtatattaattggtatttgggaaatattctagcgatcgttagcttttttagtctaacaaaaaattaaattataaatttaaaaaaacccccgacccaaaaaagtacgcaattattatgacaaaatgttataaacgataaaccctataaaaagcaaaaaataactttaaacactacctacgtaagtaccaactaaagcatgtcagactaaacaaaattttgacgtgtcgggggaccgctctaatttgttagcctaacgttagaagtaattatatactacctACTACAttccttcttataactttttatataattttgtttagatacatgttttttttatacgaatgttgtaattaggtagttttcatttgatttatgtaagtatttttgaaggtaaaaagcggtcccccgacacgtcaaaattttgtttagtctgacatgctttagttggtacttacgtagtgtttaaagttattttttgctttttatagggtttatcgtttataacattttgtcataataattgcgtacttttttgggtcgggggtttttttaaatttataatttaattttatttcatggttttttaaaggagctccttaatttttccttctttttatgatgggttcgctatatgcgatctcagccaaaggaagctgtttaacaatcctcatgacaaactggctctgggagaattgcacagagtgagaaacaataaagattaacttttggtgatccagggttatataccattctaaggtttcatccgccacatcccatttccagcattaggttctcgtcaattagaaacatgaaatgAACTAGttaagacaaattaaacgaacCCAAACttgatgggtttactaaaaggcagttcagggttacgtctcctatcttcgtggcctaacagcagaccagctcagtggttccagaagacattagtatttcaaattttagatcccacatatgcttgcaagtaaactgagcatgtaacattcctatcacacctaacaaacgagctgatgaccttgaagacctgaaccgattttcaccaaacatagctaagaacactcccgaatgacattcttttcaaacaaaaaaaaccgcattacgatcggatcatccgtttgggagctacgatgccacatacacacacacacacacacacagacacgtcaaacttataacaccccgtcgtttttgcgtcgggggttaaaaatgaccaaattaggagtcatggtattacataattggtaacatctaagtagtgacaatatataatatttggtctaaagtgtattttaaaggtgtccatttatttttttagtagtcaataatacgaaaaaatggttttacctaataatatttttggaaacgttatttggtgaccatttatccattttggtaaccgtttagaatttttttggtagtaaaataggtacttttttgggtggtgtttaaacacaagccttcTTAAAATACCTTAGAGAGGACATCTAAGGCGTGTTAATTCTAATGTATGAAATGGATAAGTACTTACCCAATCATAGTGCAGCAGGCGCAGTGTTGTCTCTCGCAACGGATGCACATGTGCTGGCAGTCACAGCACAGGCTCACCTCGCAGTAGGCACACTGGGACTCGTCCTTACTGCCACATGAGCATTGCTTGATCCCTGACATACATTGAACCTGTAATGAAGACTTCTAATAAAGATGTCTGCCTTAGTCTTCAATATAAGTAATACAAGATAAGTAAGGTAAGTAATACAAAAGTGCTATTTACCATGCTACCAGAATGCATGAGTCCACCGTCTTTACCAATGAACAACTGCTTCATTTTGCCTTGCTTTTCCGAGGTGTTCACTGTATCTTCAGATATAATCACTGGTGGACATTTTTTGGCGCCTTTGAATAGGAGCAACAAAGTTCGTTCTATGAAACAACATGATGAGAATAAAGTTAATAAATCTCTAACGTAGGtaactacaaaaatacatattattaaagaTTACCGTaaacttttttcaatttatccTCATTATTATTAAACTGTTTCATGCCCACGTGGATTTTACTTTGTTGAACGAAGTCTTCGATAAATGGATTTGATCTtttcgccatttcattaaaacaaaagaaaattttaacaaataactatttttagaTGTTGGGTATTATATGCTAGCATAGACAGAGCAGTAGGCAGTAGTAGTAGACATTTAGacaaaaacaagtaaacaaGTTTTAGTTCAAATGTCATTTGTCATTGTCATGAAATGTAATGAAATCATTGACTAAGTCAATGTCAACAGTCAGTTTGACAGATAGATTTCATACTTTCTCAGCTCTTTctctctttcgagaaattagtaagcgattagtggagtccactcgtgaccaaagagctggcctatacttcggtcaaaggatatgcattgccacgctggatggcaatgcatatcctttgaccgaaccCCTTtgcagccttttgggcacgatcccagctaacagcgatgcggatgaatattttgatacttagttttaatatttccctataataagatcattttgtaaaactattgaataaaattatttcctcTCTCAGCTCCACAGAGTACATTTTAGCTCTctgttaaatattataacactagccgttttccccgTGGGGTtctcccgtgggagctactgcccgcacctggataaaatatagcctatgttactcgcagataacatagttttctaatggtgaaagaatatttaaaatcggttcagtagtttttgagtttatccattacaaccaatcaaacaaagttttcctctttataatattagcacagATTATTATTCCCTTGCCATCAACCAAATATACTAAAAAAACTCGTCATTGCCAACTCTTAGTTGTCTTTGgcaaatacaataaatacataataatagtaATTCAAGCTACACAGCAACTTccctataattaaaataaaatctttaattataaTACTTAGGGCTTGAAATGCTCAGGCTTGCTCCGTCAAATATGCGAGAAAATATATTAACTCGAGCAAGACCCTGAGCGATTACAAGTaggagaaaataaaatttaggaTGGCGACACTGCCAACGGGGCACCTTCGATCGATGGGCTGCTGTCaacaaattctttataaaatatttataaaataaatttcatgATAGACGCAGCTACTCTTTGACGACGTATTCATCTCGGCTCATGTAAAAGTAACATAGTGTTTCAAGTTGGATGTAGTGACAACATCTGGTGCGATAGTGAAAGTGTTTCTTGTATCAGTTGATTCCATGATAGTGACGGGGCTGTCGGTCGCTGCCGTAGCATATGTGAGCGGAGCCCTCGTGAATGTTATGTAAGCGGTAGCACCGTGCGGCATGTCTTGGATGAAGCGGGCGcagggcggcgcggcgccgccGCCGGGCTCGGAGCGGCAGGCCTACGCCGCACCCCAGGCACAGGTGAGCGCCGACCAGGTTATATCCACTCAGACGTAAACAATGACGTGGACCAACTGCACCGATGTGTCCACTCGTCATCTGATTGATACATAAACATTTACTTGTGGATTATCCATATTTATTCCcttcttttttataaatttgcttggttttatttatttcaaatcaaTTTTGTACTTGTTCTAGTataattaatcaatttaaatagTAGGCAATAAAGAATTGCAATTAACATGCTTGACCAATCCTGTTACTGGCTGGTACTAACAATATGCTCACTTTACACTATGTGTATTACACAATGACAACAAGTGTTGATCGGACATTATTGACTAAAAGTATTTCAAACATTATATTCTTGCCATTTCAGCCATTTGGGAACCAACAGAACATGTACTCAAATTTCCAAGGAGGAACAACTGGGAGTGTTCCACCGCAGCAGTTCTGGCAGATGCCGCCGCAGCAGCAGCCCCAGTACAACCAGCAGTATGGTCAGGTGTATCAGCAACAGGACTATCCCGCCAATGCTAACCAATTCTATCAACAACCAAATCCTAATCAATTTAATCAGACTTATACCAACCAAGACTTTAATAGTACTCAGCAACAAAGTTACCAACAAAACTATTATCAAAACCAAGGAGCACAGCAATCAAACTTCCAACAAAACAAAGCCAATGCTGACGGCTGGGAGGACAACTGGGATTGGGGCTGGGAAGAGTCAGCTAAACAAGCTCAAAAGGCATCCCAGAATGCTGTTCAGCAGCCTAGTGCCCCTCAGCAACAGGTCTTCAATAATGCTAATGTAATAGCAGAGAGTTTTGCTTCAACAGATAGTTGGAATTGGTCCATGGATGACAAGAAAGAACCAAAAGAAACTCCCACTGTGCCTCAcatgaatgaaaataaagaacCTCCTACACCAGCACAGCCAAAGCCAGCAGCAGAAAATAATGCAGTTCCTGACAACAACATGCCAGTGAGCACCAGTAATGCTTTGGCGCTAACAGCAGAGGAAGTTCGCACTTTAAATGACAGAGAAGTGGTCAAGGAACGACTTCCTAATTTGGCTTTAGGTAAACGCTTCCATTTAGACAATTTAACACCGCAGTGGTCCATTGAATCACAAATGTCTCAGGAATCTAGTGATGGCCCTCATACACAATCTGAAGGAACTTATAGAAGTGAAAATCAGTCCAGGAACTCGAGTAAGGGTAGCCCAGGGTTAAACACAGATAATTCAAACTTTAATTATTCACAAGCTGGGTTAGACGAAGGCTATTCTCAGAACAGTGAATGGTCAAGGCCTTCAGAAGAACCAACCTTAGTTGACAGTACACAAACAAACAGCTTGCAGGAAATTCATGAGGAACTTTCTGCTCCTATGCAGGATATGAGTTTGAATAATCATGAAAACCCTTCAAACGACAAATTACATCCAATGAATGAGGTGGTGCCCAAAACCAGTCAAGAACATGTGCCAGTAACACAAGCACCACCTGTATTGTCTCCACCTAACTGTCCAGCACCGGTTCCATCTGTAGTTGCTCCACCAATATCCACGACTATGCCACTTCCACCCGTTTCATCAGCGCCTTTGCCGACTACTTCGTCATCTGCCACGCTTTCGGCTCCGCCCTCCTCATCAGCTATTCCACCCCCCAATATCCCTCCAGCAGCTACCAACCAGAATCCTTTCAAAATGAATGCAGGACCATTCTCGCACAAAACTATAGCTAAAGTTTCGACAAGTGCTACAACAGTTCAGGCATTTCCACCTCCGATGTCTAGTGCGAATTTGACGTCGCCAGCTGTTGTTAGCAAAGTTTCTCAGAGTAATAGAGTGCCTCTGGGGTTTGAGGCAAACTTGGAAACTACTCCAGATAATTCAGAACGACCAGACCAGCTCCAAGTATCGGCCTTCAGACCAATGGCTGTCTCGCAACAAGTACCCGATAATATGGAAGTAGCACCTAGAAACGATAGAAATGAATATCTTCAAACTGCTCATTTGTCAAGCAGTGACTATGGTGAAAATACAGATTTTAGCAGAAGTGCACCACTGCTTGGCTTGCGCCGGATGGTAGTAGGCCAGCAGGAGTCTGAATATAATCAGAACTTGAATATTTCTGGCGACGAACCGCCACCGGGGTTGGCTAGAATGGTGCCTGGACAACAGACTGAAGCTGAGAATGCATACAATCAGTCTGCCGATAATTATCTAGATCGCCATATTGACGGACAACCGACCGATAGTGGCGCTCGGCCGTACCGCCAGGCCGACGGGCAACAAACCCCAGACAATTACACGCAGCCAGCGCCTACACGCGGCGCGGAGAGGCGCCCCGTCGGCCTCGACAGGATGGTGCCGGGCGAGCCCAGCAACGACGAGTACTCGCAATACCAGGGATCTAACTACGCCGCGAACGAGCATCGCGTGGTCACTGGATTGGACCATGACTTTTCTATGCCAAGTGATTCGGGGCCACCTGATGTCAGAGAGCAGAATGTGGATGGTTCTGATTACACTGAACAGAGTGCGAGAAATCCCTCGAGAAACATTATCGGTGCCAGAGAGTCCAGCAATGACACATCGCCCGACTTCAACGCTCCACCAGATGAGCAGCAGAGAGAAGTCACCATGGAGGGTGAAAATCTGCAAGACCTTAGTATCATTTCATCAACGGAACTCACTTACTCACGTGAACAGGTGTTGGATGGCGCCGACATTACGCTTACGGACATCCCTACGGACCGTAAGACGGACTTATCTGATTCTATCGACCATCCGACCACAAGTTCGAGGCGGCAGTCTCTGAATAGAGTTAATAGCTCAGGAGAGGATTCTGAACGAGATAGAGCGTTCAAATCATCACCGAGGAGGGATAAGCATAAATCGACTAGAGACAGAGACCAAAAGCGCGACAGGGACCGCGATAGGGAGCGAGACAGAGACCGCGAAGACGGTAGGTATTCCCGCGGGGACCGGAAGTACGAGGCTGACAGACGATCTGTCAGGGAAGACCGGCGCGCAGACAAGGAGCGCCGCGACGGCCGCGAGCGCCGCGACGACAGCCCCgacgcccgccgcgcccgccgcgccgcccgccaccACCGCTACGAGACCGAGGACACCGACTACTACAGCGACCGCGACAGAGATCGAAGGTGATCGCGTTCACATCTCGCATGTCATATTATCCCTCATTACTCTTCTGCTCTTGTAAACTAATGTTAACTTTTTAGGCGGCACCGTGAAGGTTCGTACACATCGTCGAAACCGCCGCGTGCGGACGACAAAGAGCGAAGGTACGGCTCGGAGCGGGACCGCAGCAAGCGGTACCACACGCTGGAGCGCGAGCGGCGCCACGAGGCGGAGCGCtcggcgcggcgcccgcgcgaGCGCTACGAGCGCGCCTACCGCGACATCGACGTCGCGCGCACCCACGCCGGCCAGCGCGCCCGCGACTCGCGCAGAGGTCAGTCCGCTCCTTCCGATGTGCCACCACGAGGTGCTTCTTCGTCTTGTCTTCTTTATTTAAACTGTGTACTACGAATATAGAACGAGCTCTCAAATTCTAAAAACAAACAGTGAGTTTCTTTGTGAGAGTGTATTTAAGCTAGCAACACTGCTATTACTGATTGATGATGGTCTCTTATATTTATGTTGCAGTTGTGACATTCTCGAGCGATGCAAAAGCTAATGATAGTTGTATGAAACAAGGTACAAATGACGCACGCGGCTCGTGCCGTGCGCTGAATGTCGCACAGCGCGCTAGTTGAACTCACTTGAGCGTGGTCTGCGCTGCGCCATGCATTAAGTTATTTCAACATAGTGCGCTATAACATACCATGCATGCCACATGTTTGATGGAACTGTTTATAACACGTTTGCATCGCTTCATACAAAGTACTTCACTGAGAACTAATTTGGTTCAGAAAACATAATGGCATAagcaacaaaatatattaaagcatttcaaaatcaataaattgtatGGATTAAAGTAAGAGCAGCCAGCCATGTGTACCCCCACAGATGTTAGGGCCGACACAGACGGCGCAGGGTGCCGCTCGAGCattcaatattaaaacaataacattgcTGCGCTTTGCCATTGAGATGGTTTGGAAATATTTGCTTACATACAACATTATTTACACAATAACAGACTACATGCGCTATTATTGATTCACTAGGAGTTGTCTTGTCCATAATACGTTGCATTATGAATTGTTCACATGTATCTCTGTGAGATACATGATATCTATCGAGTACGCGTTGCGTGCTTATCTCTCGTCAATCCGTTCAGATAAAGTTccatttcaatcaaaataatgtCCTGTTCCACTATTCATCTGAAAATGATGATTCCCATGTATGTGCCTTTGAACACGTCTAATATTACAGAATGTGTTTATGTTAGGCCGCGGTCATGACTTAGCATAAGTCATCTCATATAATATTACGTAGATAGATTAAGAGCGTCttcacactagtggattttaTCGCGTATCGTTCAGTTAGGTACGACATATGTAGCAAACAACCTATCTTTTGAATTGATAGTGATAATTTCTGTGCTTCGCGCCACAATACCCTATGAAAAGCTATGCGGGAAAATCAGCTAGTGTGCGCTGTTATTATAATGTGTGATAGTGTTGTGTGTGCGAGCTGCGCGCTCGGCAGACGGACTGACGCGTAGTGTGTGCAGGCGAGTTCTCGTCGCCGCCGCGGGCCGACTCGCGCGAGGCCACGGACGACGACGCggccgacgcgcgccgccgcgccgacCGCCGCGCGCGCCGAACCGCCGACCCCTTCTACGACGGTAACGACCCACTCTCCGATTTGTTCCCTTTACGGATGATATATATCAGGCCGGGCCGTGTCAGGACTTTTACGAAATTCTAAAGACGAGCGTCGTTTGTGGCCCAGACGGGCCACGGATCATGCACTGTGTAATATAAActgcttcatacaaaatgtatgtaacgtttcacatCCGTGCCCCGTACGAGGCACGTACACGGCACGCCCCGGACACGGCCCGACCTAATTTAAATCATCCCTTGTGTCGTGAATGACAAGTAGAGAAACATCACGGTACGCGTTAACATTTATGTGTAGAGTACGGCGCGTACGCGGACCCGTACCTGGCGCAGCGGCAGCAGTACGCGTACTACGAGCAGCTGCGCCTGCGCGACCCCGCCGCCTACATGCTGGTGTACAAGCAGCTGCTGGCGGgccacgcgccgcccgcgccgccctcgGCGCCCTACGACGGTACCACTACCATTATAATCATATTTACTACTTAAATCCATCATCTACcgagcgttttcccaactatgttgtcgTGTtgctcggcttccagtctaacctgctttacaaggagcgactgcttaccTGACCTCTTAAagccagtaacccgggcaacccaataaccattggttagactggtgtcagactacccgtaacgattgccaaggatgttcaatgacatctgggacctacagtttaacgtgccatccgaaacacagtcattggtgtctaagatatactcagaaagtatatacaaacttaaaaaccTGGAACCTGGAtttgaacccgcgccctcatacttgagaggttggttgtttacacactaggccaccacaacctCTTACATTTTCTTCTtgttataatatatatacaaaatgtaacttaattaacgcacatcctgaaattagtttgttcagaatcgtttactgaatcgatttatatcatttttaatataggtaattttttatcccaaaaataattaaaactacggaaattattgtcatattaaccctgtacagtcaaaacaaattcaaatagaccgtaactcaaagtaataagacttcgtgtctttttccgtagtttcgttatgttgtgtcgagacgagcggcgcgcggcgcgatatttgcgtgcgtagtagtatgaccaaaaagttctcctagaattggtataactaatttagtaaataacaatgcatatacatgttaaattaaacattcagtgtatgtattatgattataacataatattctaattggggtgtttgagggtgtgcgttaattacgttacatgttgtatatatacaTACGTACATGTGTGGTGCGACAGCGTTCGGCTCGGAGCTGGGCGCGGGCTACGAGGCGCGGCGCGAGGACCGCGCCAGCGTGCACTCGGGCCGCTCCTCCGCCGCCGGCCTCAAGGGCAACGACACGTGAGTCCCGCGCACCTCACCCGACATATTTCCTGAACATCATACTCATGCATGTACAAAGCTGACATATTAAACACCGGTCACATGTTAATACTCTCATATATCGCAAACCAAGAGGACGCAAGTCATTCGCACTTGGCTGAGCATTTTCCTTGTCGATATGAAGCGGTAAAGACGCTCTCACTCACTACTAGCGAGGGTCATGAACGCGTGGCGAatcataacttcattaattcgCTGCACATTAGGATTGCGGCGCCGATTGCCGCTGATAAGCACGTCTGTGTAAATGACTACTCGTCGGTAGCGCGACGCTCTTGTAACATGTACTTGTATGTATGAaactatttttctattattactAGAAGAATAGTTTCATACaagtaatacaaataaaaataggtatattttcgaGTTCTGATTTACTTCGATGTACACTAATTTGTTTAAACGTCATATCGGCTCGTAATGAGCATGGTGTAGGATAAGTACAGAACAGAGCCAGTGTAATGTAGCTGCGGTGTGTGAGACGTGCGTGTGCGCAGGTACTGCTTCCGGCCGCGCGAGCTGCGCGACGCGCCCGACCTGCGCGCAGACCTCTCCGACAGGTACTGTGTAGCTACACCCCGGACACCTTGCGAGCCACGTGAACCTTCTGTCACGTCACTAGCGACGTGTACGACTTATAGTTTCGCGTAGAGCACGTGCTACTCGAGCACAGAATGCTCGCCTCCCATTGACATCATTGCAATAACATcgttcattcatcatcatcactagcACATTTCATGACTTACTAATATTTCACAAGAGGCTCTGTATATTATTTAGTTAAGCTTATTTTGACTGTACTCGTGTATTAAATTGTTGTCTCACTGTACCGGTGTCGATGTGTGCGCGTGCGCAGGGAGCTGACCACGGACATGTCGCTCAACCTGCACCTGGAGGAGTCGACGGTGCGCTCGGAGAGGATGACGCCGTTCCGCTACTCCACCGCGCACATCAAGGTATGACACGGCGCGGACGGG harbors:
- the LOC124643111 gene encoding YLP motif-containing protein 1 isoform X1; translation: MSWMKRAQGGAAPPPGSERQAYAAPQAQPFGNQQNMYSNFQGGTTGSVPPQQFWQMPPQQQPQYNQQYGQVYQQQDYPANANQFYQQPNPNQFNQTYTNQDFNSTQQQSYQQNYYQNQGAQQSNFQQNKANADGWEDNWDWGWEESAKQAQKASQNAVQQPSAPQQQVFNNANVIAESFASTDSWNWSMDDKKEPKETPTVPHMNENKEPPTPAQPKPAAENNAVPDNNMPVSTSNALALTAEEVRTLNDREVVKERLPNLALGKRFHLDNLTPQWSIESQMSQESSDGPHTQSEGTYRSENQSRNSSKGSPGLNTDNSNFNYSQAGLDEGYSQNSEWSRPSEEPTLVDSTQTNSLQEIHEELSAPMQDMSLNNHENPSNDKLHPMNEVVPKTSQEHVPVTQAPPVLSPPNCPAPVPSVVAPPISTTMPLPPVSSAPLPTTSSSATLSAPPSSSAIPPPNIPPAATNQNPFKMNAGPFSHKTIAKVSTSATTVQAFPPPMSSANLTSPAVVSKVSQSNRVPLGFEANLETTPDNSERPDQLQVSAFRPMAVSQQVPDNMEVAPRNDRNEYLQTAHLSSSDYGENTDFSRSAPLLGLRRMVVGQQESEYNQNLNISGDEPPPGLARMVPGQQTEAENAYNQSADNYLDRHIDGQPTDSGARPYRQADGQQTPDNYTQPAPTRGAERRPVGLDRMVPGEPSNDEYSQYQGSNYAANEHRVVTGLDHDFSMPSDSGPPDVREQNVDGSDYTEQSARNPSRNIIGARESSNDTSPDFNAPPDEQQREVTMEGENLQDLSIISSTELTYSREQVLDGADITLTDIPTDRKTDLSDSIDHPTTSSRRQSLNRVNSSGEDSERDRAFKSSPRRDKHKSTRDRDQKRDRDRDRERDRDREDGRYSRGDRKYEADRRSVREDRRADKERRDGRERRDDSPDARRARRAARHHRYETEDTDYYSDRDRDRRRHREGSYTSSKPPRADDKERRYGSERDRSKRYHTLERERRHEAERSARRPRERYERAYRDIDVARTHAGQRARDSRRGEFSSPPRADSREATDDDAADARRRADRRARRTADPFYDEYGAYADPYLAQRQQYAYYEQLRLRDPAAYMLVYKQLLAGHAPPAPPSAPYDAFGSELGAGYEARREDRASVHSGRSSAAGLKGNDTYCFRPRELRDAPDLRADLSDRELTTDMSLNLHLEESTVRSERMTPFRYSTAHIKGSVGVRDVVVVRAAYPVDGAPATVHVLSLAAALRHLPAAAELAAFPGPLLKGVTHKKSVIDYCELRVRSAEKEGARDVTGYVLLWSLLALMLRQNGVVVGTDIAELLMKNATEYEYKVPAAKSRNESRRGSSMSGEGRDGREEELRSSSPDQPSLSMSENLNQEWSSSPGQAAVDERAALDRLRELLIYGNRQEAIEWAMSTGLWGHALQLSWHAARRVRAHVAARFLHALPRTDPLHTLYAALQAAPPPAATALADERWADWRPHAAVLLANPSARADHDRRTLAQLGDSLASRGLLYSAQVCYVSAGVQLARHPLAPLWGPGAAAPRLALLLADPRAATLDQLAHNKALFATEVYEYALSLNQDDFVITELQPYKLLLSCRLLDCGQYERALAYVEACGRAVARQPAAYPPALLAQLATLADRLKYHDPALGAEGAEEADSGPASPRHHWLSDVAQRAEQAASQQSSPQHVYQQPQPQFGWSEQQVRADPPHGQAQQYAAAEPPPLAEPPEPAPQHHPPPPEDTQHYAGYEDWGREEPAQQYADPYWQPDHYHYTEGGAGGGAAGGAAGGAEGGAEETPTITMPGASKPRAPYYADYDEPPQDNHQQPAEREESGGARKQEGKPKEEGKGKGSGWLGGILTKLSLRPPNQMILPDDKNPTIVWDAEHKRWRNLDGDADASEPPPPPPTAAQLPPALRSTSPPLSAPPGAPPAAPVSNIFKMQKGRHIKKSYVDVFNPGGAARPLPPAGEVLGPAPPPLAPTNYFVPAPLPNSGVYEPSMVESEQEAYERSGI